In Nitrospirota bacterium, one genomic interval encodes:
- a CDS encoding DUF502 domain-containing protein: protein MLKTLLKRYFLTGLLVIIPIWGTILILKALFVAVDGILGDLLARLVPSHYVPGLGILALIVLVFAAGLFATNFMGRRIVKWWEDLLNRVPLVRGIYSTLKSVMDILSFSDHASYNRVVLIQFPKNGHYCIAFVTGVTKGEMQDLAQEPLIHVYVPTSPNPTSGYFLLVPEHEVTSVDMSVEEAMKLIVSGGLSGPSTSLSSAVAATTKWSDVKQPESGVPIG, encoded by the coding sequence ATGCTGAAAACCTTGCTAAAACGCTACTTTCTGACCGGCTTGCTCGTGATTATCCCGATCTGGGGAACGATCCTGATCCTGAAGGCCCTGTTCGTGGCCGTCGACGGTATTCTCGGAGATCTCCTGGCCCGATTGGTGCCCAGCCACTATGTGCCGGGTCTGGGGATTCTGGCGTTGATTGTTTTGGTCTTTGCGGCCGGCCTGTTTGCCACGAATTTTATGGGCAGGCGAATCGTGAAGTGGTGGGAGGATCTGCTGAATCGTGTCCCACTCGTGCGGGGGATCTACTCGACGTTGAAATCCGTGATGGATATTTTGTCGTTCTCGGATCATGCGTCCTATAATCGCGTCGTGCTGATTCAGTTTCCCAAGAATGGCCACTATTGCATCGCCTTTGTGACCGGTGTGACCAAAGGGGAGATGCAAGATCTTGCGCAGGAGCCGCTCATCCATGTCTATGTGCCGACGTCACCGAATCCGACGTCTGGCTATTTCCTGTTGGTGCCGGAACATGAGGTGACATCTGTCGACATGAGCGTGGAAGAGGCGATGAAGCTGATCGTCTCGGGCGGGCTCAGCGGACCCTCCACGTCCCTGTCATCGGCCGTAGCGGCCACGACGAAGTGGAGTGATGTGAAACAACCTGAATCGGGAGTGCCGATCGGATGA
- a CDS encoding dTMP kinase translates to MRAKRQRTRGLFITLEGVEGSGKSTQIRHLADVLSQAGYRVLQTREPGGTPSAEAIRHILLAAPSQEPITPRAEALLIFAARCQHVTHLITPALRRATVVLCDRFSDSTLAYQGFARGLDLEWLVAANRVATNGLTPDLTLVLDVPVSVGLARRRADRGQQNRLDRETARFHRKVRRGFLTLAAEAPGRMKIVNANRPSQLVQDEITQIVLGWLARPRRSPRRSSHALS, encoded by the coding sequence ATGAGAGCAAAAAGACAGCGGACTCGTGGCCTGTTTATTACCCTGGAGGGAGTCGAAGGCAGTGGGAAAAGCACCCAGATTCGCCACCTCGCGGACGTGCTGAGTCAGGCAGGGTATCGAGTACTCCAAACGAGAGAGCCGGGTGGCACGCCTTCAGCTGAAGCAATCCGGCATATTTTACTCGCGGCGCCTTCTCAGGAACCGATCACGCCTCGAGCTGAAGCCCTGCTGATCTTCGCTGCGAGATGCCAGCATGTCACGCATCTCATCACACCTGCACTCCGACGAGCCACCGTGGTGTTATGCGACCGGTTTTCCGATTCCACCCTTGCCTATCAAGGGTTCGCGCGGGGCCTCGATCTGGAATGGCTCGTGGCAGCCAACAGGGTTGCCACGAATGGATTGACACCGGACCTCACGCTTGTACTCGACGTCCCGGTTTCAGTGGGCTTAGCCAGGCGGCGAGCCGATCGGGGACAGCAGAATCGGCTGGACCGTGAGACAGCACGATTTCATCGAAAGGTGCGACGGGGATTTCTGACGCTCGCGGCTGAAGCGCCTGGCCGCATGAAGATCGTCAATGCGAACCGGCCCTCGCAACTGGTCCAAGACGAGATCACTCAAATCGTGCTAGGGTGGCTCGCACGACCGCGTCGTTCCCCACGCCGGAGTTCACATGCCCTTTCATGA
- the holB gene encoding DNA polymerase III subunit delta': MPFHDCIGHHTSIALLQAAVRHKRLAHAYLFHGEEAIGKRLVATRLTQALSCEYPPDADGFDSCGTCRSCRQIESHTHPDFVIIEPDPEQASRQIKIEQVREIEHQIMYRPLMAERKICLIDDADRMTIGAANALLKTLEEPPDHSLFLVISSRPAALPSTIRSRCQSLRFTAPARTQVEAALILKREMSPDDARFLAIISEGRLGEALTIDMKDTRARQQELINLVRPQSLQSIESILSSAEAIAKAARAEDILAWLARWIRDLILIQVGGDRDQLLYLDDLRGLESYAQDANTDQLLDLLREIETTEQRATRNLNLHMALETILLRLRDALALTPTGATA; encoded by the coding sequence ATGCCCTTTCATGACTGTATCGGCCATCACACATCTATCGCTCTTTTACAGGCCGCCGTAAGACATAAGCGCCTCGCCCACGCCTATCTGTTCCATGGCGAGGAGGCGATCGGAAAACGATTGGTGGCCACTCGACTCACGCAAGCACTCAGCTGCGAATACCCTCCCGATGCGGACGGCTTCGATAGTTGTGGCACCTGCCGCTCCTGCCGGCAGATCGAATCCCATACTCATCCGGACTTCGTCATCATCGAGCCGGATCCGGAACAGGCCAGCAGGCAAATCAAGATCGAGCAAGTCCGCGAGATCGAGCATCAGATCATGTACCGCCCGCTCATGGCCGAGCGAAAGATCTGCCTGATCGACGACGCCGATCGCATGACGATCGGGGCGGCAAACGCTCTACTGAAAACCTTGGAAGAGCCGCCCGACCATAGTCTCTTTCTCGTCATCTCGAGTCGGCCCGCCGCCCTCCCGTCCACCATTCGGTCACGTTGTCAAAGTCTGCGCTTTACGGCACCGGCTCGCACACAGGTCGAAGCCGCACTGATCTTGAAGCGCGAAATGTCTCCCGATGACGCACGATTCCTTGCCATCATCAGCGAAGGCCGACTTGGGGAAGCCCTTACAATCGATATGAAAGATACTCGTGCACGTCAGCAGGAACTCATAAATTTGGTCCGCCCTCAATCCTTACAATCGATCGAGTCGATTCTCTCATCGGCAGAAGCAATTGCAAAGGCCGCCCGTGCAGAGGACATCCTCGCCTGGCTCGCTCGTTGGATCCGCGACCTCATTTTGATTCAGGTCGGAGGAGACCGCGACCAGTTACTCTATCTTGATGATCTGAGGGGGCTAGAGTCATACGCGCAGGATGCCAATACCGATCAGCTGTTGGACCTGCTCCGTGAAATTGAGACGACCGAGCAGCGCGCCACGCGGAACCTCAATCTTCATATGGCGCTGGAAACGATTTTACTGAGGCTGCGCGATGCACTCGCACTCACGCCAACAGGAGCCACAGCCTAG
- the metG gene encoding methionine--tRNA ligase — translation MGSKNTFYITTPIYYVNDVPHIGHAYTTVAADVLARYWRLRGREVFFLTGLDEHGQKVQQAAAKAGIDPQAHCDKLAPQFQTLWKRLNISNDAFIRTTDLLHKNAVQRYLQKLYDNQLIYKAEYTGWYCTFDERFWTEKDVENGLCPDCKRPVERISEHNYFFRMGQYQERLIQYITQHPGFIRPESRRNEALGFLTTQKLGDLSISRPTSRLSWGIELPFDKDCVTYVWFDALVNYISALEYKPGLDRFWPTNVHLVGKDILTTHAVYWSTMLMALNLPLPETIFAHGWWTVDGEKMSKSRGNVVDPNKMIETFGVDAFRYFLLREVPFGQDGDFSEHAMARRANSDLANGIGNLLSRTLTMIDRNCEGTIPDVPEDYLERENPKYRLLLHAKEQLLILGKSLDGFFENLEFNNLLLHITSRATDVDIFIDEHEPWKLAKDPGKREELNAVLYTAAECLRILSLYIYPFMPRTAENIAEQLGVVVNFSSPLLSQEIKWGELQGGTKIRKGSGLFPRIESKPPGAKIVNESSVPPQPTSAAQTPLPSAPSPAPLAPSPAQITIDEFMKIQLKTAKVLSAERVPKSEKLLKLQVSIGREQRQIVAGIGKKYEPEALVGKTIIVVANLKPAKLMGIESQGMVLAAGDSEVHGLATILEEVDPGTKVK, via the coding sequence ATGGGCAGCAAGAATACGTTCTACATCACCACGCCGATTTACTATGTGAACGACGTTCCGCATATCGGGCACGCCTATACCACCGTGGCTGCCGACGTCCTCGCCCGTTATTGGCGTCTCCGGGGACGAGAGGTTTTTTTCCTCACCGGGCTTGACGAGCACGGCCAAAAGGTTCAGCAGGCTGCGGCCAAAGCCGGCATCGACCCACAAGCCCATTGTGATAAACTGGCGCCTCAATTCCAGACCCTCTGGAAACGGCTGAACATTTCCAATGATGCGTTCATCAGGACAACCGATCTACTGCACAAGAATGCTGTTCAACGATACCTTCAGAAACTTTATGACAACCAGCTGATTTACAAGGCAGAATATACTGGATGGTACTGCACATTCGACGAGCGATTCTGGACCGAAAAAGATGTAGAGAACGGCCTCTGCCCGGACTGCAAACGGCCGGTTGAACGAATCAGTGAGCATAACTACTTTTTTAGGATGGGGCAGTATCAAGAACGCCTGATCCAATACATCACACAGCATCCCGGCTTCATTCGTCCCGAATCACGCCGTAATGAGGCCTTGGGTTTCTTGACCACACAGAAACTCGGCGATCTGTCCATTTCGCGTCCAACATCCCGTCTCTCCTGGGGCATCGAACTGCCCTTCGATAAGGACTGCGTCACCTATGTCTGGTTCGACGCGCTGGTGAATTATATTTCGGCCCTCGAATACAAGCCGGGTCTTGACCGCTTCTGGCCCACAAATGTGCATCTGGTCGGCAAGGATATTCTCACCACCCATGCGGTCTATTGGTCTACGATGCTCATGGCGCTGAACCTCCCGCTGCCTGAAACTATCTTCGCGCACGGGTGGTGGACCGTGGATGGGGAGAAGATGTCGAAGAGCCGCGGCAATGTCGTCGATCCCAACAAAATGATCGAGACCTTCGGCGTCGATGCCTTCCGCTATTTCCTCTTACGTGAAGTGCCCTTCGGACAGGACGGAGATTTTTCAGAACACGCGATGGCTAGACGGGCAAACAGTGACTTGGCCAACGGTATCGGCAACCTACTTAGCCGTACGTTGACCATGATCGATCGCAATTGTGAAGGCACTATCCCTGATGTACCCGAGGACTACCTTGAGAGAGAAAACCCCAAATACCGCCTCCTCCTTCACGCAAAGGAACAGCTTCTTATTTTGGGAAAGTCTCTTGATGGGTTCTTCGAGAATCTTGAATTCAATAATCTACTCCTTCACATCACAAGCCGAGCTACAGACGTAGATATATTTATTGATGAGCATGAACCCTGGAAACTCGCAAAGGATCCGGGCAAACGCGAAGAACTTAATGCTGTCCTGTATACGGCAGCAGAATGCCTGCGCATTTTGAGCCTTTACATCTACCCTTTCATGCCGAGAACTGCGGAAAACATCGCTGAGCAATTAGGAGTTGTTGTCAATTTTAGTTCTCCGCTCTTAAGCCAAGAGATCAAGTGGGGCGAACTACAAGGCGGAACAAAGATCCGAAAGGGCAGTGGCCTTTTCCCCCGCATCGAATCAAAACCACCAGGAGCAAAGATCGTGAATGAATCATCAGTGCCCCCTCAGCCGACCTCCGCCGCACAGACTCCACTCCCTAGTGCCCCTAGCCCCGCACCCCTAGCCCCTTCTCCAGCGCAGATCACCATCGACGAGTTCATGAAGATTCAGCTCAAGACCGCGAAGGTCTTGAGCGCAGAGCGGGTCCCGAAGTCGGAAAAGTTGCTCAAGTTGCAAGTCTCTATCGGCAGGGAGCAGCGGCAGATCGTTGCCGGCATCGGCAAGAAATACGAGCCAGAGGCGCTGGTCGGCAAAACAATCATTGTGGTCGCTAACCTCAAACCAGCCAAACTGATGGGCATCGAATCGCAAGGGATGGTCCTGGCTGCAGGCGATAGCGAAGTTCACGGCCTCGCGACAATCCTGGAAGAAGTCGATCCCGGCACCAAAGTGAAATGA
- a CDS encoding methyltransferase domain-containing protein, translating into MKILRLLILLCFFIAEPLIAQDQHQHRRPDDITQYLEQLDSTERDRYQKPSQVIEALKVKPGMAVADLGSGSGYFTRRFIEAITETGIIYAIDVEPEMLAYTKESVIHMHTAFTAEFILARPDSPKLPFESIDLLFVCNTVHHLEKRSTYFRDLRSSLKQGARIAIIDFYPDERSGELGFPKHHLVSRDRVIQEMADAGYRLEHEHSFLPRQYFLEFVPKE; encoded by the coding sequence GTGAAAATACTTCGACTGTTAATCCTCCTCTGCTTTTTCATCGCTGAACCCCTGATCGCCCAAGATCAGCATCAACATCGTCGCCCGGACGATATCACACAGTATCTGGAACAGCTCGACAGTACAGAACGGGACCGTTACCAGAAACCCTCCCAGGTGATTGAGGCGCTCAAAGTAAAACCTGGAATGGCGGTCGCCGACCTTGGCTCCGGTTCCGGATACTTCACACGCCGTTTCATCGAAGCCATCACCGAGACAGGGATCATCTATGCCATCGACGTCGAACCGGAGATGCTGGCCTATACGAAAGAGAGCGTCATCCACATGCATACGGCTTTTACGGCCGAGTTCATCCTGGCTCGACCTGATAGTCCAAAGCTGCCATTCGAATCAATCGATCTCCTCTTCGTCTGCAACACCGTCCATCATCTTGAGAAACGATCGACCTACTTCCGCGACCTCCGGTCGTCTCTCAAGCAGGGAGCTCGCATCGCCATCATCGACTTCTACCCTGACGAACGATCCGGAGAGCTTGGATTCCCCAAACACCATCTCGTCTCGCGGGACCGCGTTATCCAGGAAATGGCCGACGCAGGCTACAGGCTTGAGCATGAGCACAGCTTCCTGCCGAGACAATATTTTCTGGAATTCGTACCGAAAGAATAA